Proteins co-encoded in one endosymbiont 'TC1' of Trimyema compressum genomic window:
- the lipB gene encoding lipoyl(octanoyl) transferase LipB — protein sequence MPKVVDLGSERSYNTIFELQKQLLALRQQDKIEDTLLLLEHKKVITVGNSGNQENILFPKAFLEEQGFDVVHINRGGDATYHGLGQLVGYFIFNIHNYGSGVREFFEKLEDIFIQFLGDYYNIKAHREKEYPGVWVGERKITALGCAIKRGVSMHGFGFNVNTNLDDFQAITPCGISDREVTSLEREIGHIEDMDQVKKKMVQTINKVFGVNLKKEKEESLMNEVEKWNKENQIG from the coding sequence ATGCCTAAAGTAGTAGACTTAGGATCGGAACGATCTTATAATACAATCTTTGAACTACAAAAACAATTATTGGCTCTGCGTCAGCAGGATAAAATTGAAGATACTTTACTTTTATTAGAACACAAAAAAGTAATTACAGTAGGCAATTCTGGCAACCAAGAGAACATCCTTTTCCCTAAAGCATTTCTAGAGGAACAAGGTTTTGATGTGGTCCATATTAACAGAGGTGGCGATGCTACCTATCATGGATTGGGCCAACTGGTAGGCTATTTTATTTTTAATATTCATAATTATGGATCAGGCGTTAGAGAATTCTTTGAAAAACTAGAAGATATATTTATTCAGTTTTTAGGGGATTATTATAATATTAAAGCCCATAGAGAAAAAGAATACCCTGGCGTATGGGTAGGAGAGCGAAAAATAACAGCACTTGGCTGTGCTATTAAAAGAGGTGTAAGCATGCATGGGTTTGGCTTTAATGTCAATACTAATCTTGATGATTTTCAGGCGATTACTCCTTGTGGCATTTCTGACAGAGAGGTTACTTCTCTTGAAAGGGAAATTGGACATATTGAAGACATGGATCAAGTTAAGAAAAAAATGGTTCAGACAATTAATAAAGTCTTTGGTGTTAATTTAAAAAAAGAAAAAGAAGAAAGCTTAATGAATGAGGTAGAAAAATGGAACAAAGAAAACCAGATTGGTTAA
- a CDS encoding formate--tetrahydrofolate ligase: MGYKSDIEIAQEAVMEPIVDVAKSIGLSEDDLELFGKYKAKISMEAVNRLQNSGKKGKLVLVTAVSPTPAGEGKTTTSVGLADGLAKINKNVMACLREPSLGPSFGVKGGAAGGGYAQIVPMDDINLHFTGDLHAITYAHNLLSAMIDNSLQQGNLLNIDPRTVVFRRVIDLNDRALRNTIIGLGGRANGVPRETGFDITVASEIMAILCLTDDLMDMKKRFSEIVIGYNYDREPVTAADIGAQGAMTVLMKDAIKPNLVQTLENTPAFVHGGPFANIAHGCNSVNATKTALGIADYVITEAGFGADLGAEKFFNLKCRFADLKPDGAVIVATVRALKMHGGVAKADLEREDLEALKAGYANLAKHIENVKKFGVPVMVAVNAFPTDSDDELNLLKKLCSDAGVKVALSEVWAKGGEGGIELAEAVVDMLDTTTSNFKVLYDEKLPIKEKLDIVAREIYGADGVDYTADAERMIKTYTELGYADIPVCVAKTQYSLSDDQTKLGRPENFRITIREVRLSAGAGFLVCIAGAVMTMPGLPKVPAACKIDIDENGVITGLF, translated from the coding sequence ATGGGTTACAAAAGTGACATTGAAATTGCTCAAGAAGCAGTAATGGAACCAATTGTAGACGTTGCAAAAAGCATTGGTTTAAGTGAAGATGATTTAGAGTTATTTGGTAAGTACAAAGCTAAAATCTCTATGGAAGCTGTAAATCGTCTACAAAACAGTGGGAAAAAGGGCAAATTAGTCCTAGTAACAGCAGTCAGCCCTACACCAGCTGGAGAAGGTAAAACGACTACATCAGTTGGCTTAGCAGATGGATTAGCTAAAATTAACAAAAATGTTATGGCATGCTTAAGAGAACCTTCTTTAGGACCAAGCTTTGGCGTTAAAGGTGGTGCTGCAGGTGGCGGTTATGCACAAATCGTTCCTATGGATGATATTAACCTACACTTTACAGGTGACCTACACGCTATTACATATGCTCACAACTTGTTATCAGCAATGATTGATAATAGCCTACAACAAGGCAATCTTCTAAATATTGACCCTAGAACCGTTGTGTTCCGTCGTGTTATTGACTTAAATGACAGAGCATTAAGAAATACAATTATTGGTTTAGGTGGAAGAGCCAATGGTGTTCCAAGAGAAACTGGATTTGATATTACAGTTGCTTCTGAAATCATGGCTATCCTATGCTTAACAGATGACTTAATGGATATGAAAAAACGTTTTTCAGAAATCGTAATTGGTTATAACTATGACAGAGAACCTGTTACAGCTGCTGATATTGGCGCTCAAGGTGCTATGACAGTTCTTATGAAAGATGCTATTAAACCTAACTTAGTTCAAACTCTAGAAAATACACCTGCATTTGTACATGGTGGACCATTTGCTAACATTGCGCATGGTTGTAATAGCGTGAATGCTACTAAAACAGCTTTGGGAATTGCTGACTATGTAATTACAGAAGCTGGATTTGGTGCTGACTTAGGTGCTGAAAAATTCTTTAACTTAAAATGCCGTTTTGCTGATTTAAAACCTGATGGAGCAGTAATTGTAGCAACTGTTCGTGCTCTTAAAATGCATGGCGGGGTTGCAAAAGCCGATCTAGAAAGAGAAGACTTAGAAGCACTTAAAGCTGGATATGCAAACTTAGCTAAACATATTGAGAACGTTAAAAAATTCGGTGTACCAGTTATGGTTGCTGTAAATGCGTTCCCTACAGATTCAGATGATGAGTTAAACTTACTTAAAAAGTTATGTTCTGATGCTGGTGTAAAAGTAGCTTTATCTGAAGTATGGGCTAAAGGTGGAGAAGGTGGTATTGAGCTAGCTGAAGCAGTTGTTGACATGCTAGATACTACTACTTCTAACTTTAAAGTTCTATATGATGAGAAGTTACCTATTAAAGAAAAACTAGACATTGTAGCTAGAGAAATCTATGGTGCTGATGGTGTTGATTACACAGCTGATGCTGAAAGAATGATTAAAACTTACACTGAATTAGGCTATGCTGACATTCCAGTGTGTGTTGCTAAAACACAATATTCACTCTCAGATGACCAAACAAAATTAGGTCGTCCAGAAAACTTCAGAATTACTATTCGTGAAGTAAGACTTTCTGCTGGAGCAGGATTCTTAGTATGTATTGCAGGTGCTGTTATGACAATGCCTGGTTTACCAAAAGTTCCAGCTGCATGTAAAATTGATATTGATGAAAATGGTGTAATCACAGGATTATTCTAA